From a region of the Paenibacillus sp. R14(2021) genome:
- a CDS encoding holin family protein, with translation MPHTIYCSVSAIFGSILTFSFGMWPESLTLLIVAMGIDYVTGITAAIREKQGLSSTIGSWGLARKGMMLLVILLAHRIDILLELSNIAMGGAVYFYLANELLSITENLGRIGVPMPDRLRDLIQVLKNKK, from the coding sequence GTGCCGCATACCATTTACTGCAGCGTTTCGGCGATTTTCGGTTCCATACTGACCTTTTCTTTCGGGATGTGGCCTGAGTCTCTGACCTTACTGATTGTTGCCATGGGCATCGATTACGTGACAGGAATCACGGCTGCAATACGGGAGAAGCAGGGATTAAGCAGCACGATCGGATCGTGGGGACTCGCGCGCAAAGGCATGATGCTGCTTGTCATACTGCTGGCGCATCGTATAGATATTTTACTCGAATTGAGCAATATCGCGATGGGAGGAGCCGTGTACTTCTATTTGGCTAATGAACTGCTGTCCATTACGGAGAATTTAGGCCGTATTGGCGTTCCTATGCCCGATCGGCTCCGCGATCTGATACAAGTGCTTAAGAATAAGAAATAG
- a CDS encoding RbsD/FucU family protein, with translation MLIGIPHVLSPELLKLLMEMGHGDEIVLADANFPAASHAQRLVRSDGHAIPELLDAMLKLFPLDSYVDKPAALMQVVAGDSVETPIWDTYAAIIQERSGVADPFETVERFAFYERARRAYAIIATGERAPYANVILKKGVIT, from the coding sequence ATGCTGATCGGCATACCGCATGTGCTTTCCCCCGAACTACTCAAGTTATTGATGGAAATGGGACATGGCGACGAAATCGTGCTGGCGGATGCGAACTTTCCGGCGGCCAGCCACGCACAGAGGCTCGTTCGCAGCGACGGCCATGCCATCCCGGAGCTGCTTGACGCGATGCTGAAGCTGTTTCCGCTTGATTCCTATGTCGACAAGCCAGCCGCATTGATGCAGGTGGTCGCAGGCGACTCGGTGGAGACGCCGATTTGGGATACGTACGCAGCCATCATCCAAGAACGCTCTGGCGTGGCAGATCCGTTTGAAACCGTGGAGCGGTTTGCGTTCTATGAGCGGGCTCGTCGAGCTTATGCGATTATCGCGACAGGGGAGCGTGCGCCTTACGCGAATGTGATTTTGAAGAAAGGCGTTATCACCTGA
- a CDS encoding Dabb family protein — protein MITHIVLFKLKDGSPESVAHTAQVLRDMEGKIDELKYIEVGTDIVHSDRSYHIALVTRFESMEALAAYQVHPVHKVVIAHMTEVREASASVDYES, from the coding sequence TTGATTACGCATATCGTCCTATTTAAACTGAAAGACGGCAGTCCGGAAAGCGTGGCCCACACGGCTCAAGTGCTAAGAGACATGGAAGGCAAAATCGATGAATTGAAGTACATCGAAGTGGGAACCGACATCGTTCATTCCGACCGTTCGTATCATATTGCGCTCGTCACTCGTTTCGAATCGATGGAAGCTTTGGCAGCGTACCAAGTTCACCCGGTACATAAAGTGGTTATTGCGCATATGACCGAAGTTCGCGAAGCATCTGCAAGCGTAGATTACGAATCGTAA
- a CDS encoding cupredoxin domain-containing protein, with translation MHKWIMFVVFAAASLLGVYLLTTQLPGKPVDEAASLPPGVTLMKVEASADFVFDQKEYKVKKGEKVKLKLINKSGVHGLAIPELGIELKDDKLEQEVTFDKPGTYEMHCAVMCGVGHANMKSVLIVE, from the coding sequence ATGCATAAGTGGATTATGTTTGTCGTTTTCGCAGCAGCTTCGCTTTTGGGCGTATACTTGCTGACTACTCAGCTTCCGGGCAAGCCGGTTGATGAAGCCGCGTCGCTGCCGCCCGGCGTTACCTTGATGAAAGTGGAAGCTTCTGCCGACTTTGTATTTGACCAGAAGGAATACAAAGTGAAGAAAGGCGAGAAAGTAAAGCTGAAGCTGATTAACAAAAGCGGCGTTCACGGCCTTGCTATTCCTGAATTGGGCATCGAGTTGAAAGACGATAAGCTCGAGCAAGAAGTTACTTTCGATAAGCCGGGCACGTACGAGATGCATTGCGCCGTCATGTGCGGAGTTGGCCATGCGAATATGAAATCTGTACTGATTGTTGAATAA
- a CDS encoding alpha-glucosidase/alpha-galactosidase gives MPKITFIGAGSTVFAKNVLGDCLHTPALQGFELALYDINPERLSESETMLNHIKNTCGSTSVIKAYSDRKEALRGAKYVVNAIQVGGYDPCTITDFEIPKKYGLRQTIADTVGIGGIFRNLRTIPVMLDFARDMQEVCPDALFLNYTNPMAVLTNVMNTHGGINTVGLCHSVQGCVSDLFRSLGMDATGVKSKIAGINHMAWLLEVSKDGVDLYPEVKRRAREKQSEKHHDMVRFEMMLNFGYYITESSEHNAEYHPYFIKRSYPELIERFNIPLDEYPRRCIEQIGNWQKMKQELVHNPTLEHKRTHEYASFIFEAIETNVPFKIGGNVMNTGGLISNLPREACVEVSCLVDRNGVTPTYVGDLPPQCAALNRTNINTQLLTIEAAITGKREHIYHAAMLDPHTGAELSMDDIKSMCDDLIEAHGSWLPAYK, from the coding sequence ATGCCGAAGATTACATTCATCGGAGCAGGAAGTACCGTATTCGCAAAGAACGTGCTGGGCGATTGCTTGCATACGCCGGCGCTGCAAGGGTTCGAGCTTGCGCTTTACGACATCAACCCGGAGCGCCTGTCCGAATCGGAAACGATGCTGAATCATATCAAGAACACTTGCGGCAGCACCTCTGTCATCAAAGCCTATTCGGACCGCAAGGAAGCGCTGCGCGGCGCCAAATATGTGGTAAACGCCATTCAAGTCGGCGGCTACGATCCTTGCACGATTACGGATTTCGAAATTCCGAAGAAGTACGGTCTGCGCCAAACGATCGCGGATACGGTCGGCATCGGAGGGATTTTCCGTAACCTTCGGACGATTCCGGTCATGCTCGATTTCGCCAGAGATATGCAGGAAGTTTGTCCGGATGCGCTGTTCCTCAACTACACGAATCCAATGGCGGTGCTGACGAATGTGATGAATACGCACGGCGGCATTAACACGGTCGGTCTCTGCCACAGCGTGCAGGGCTGCGTATCGGATCTCTTCAGAAGCCTCGGCATGGATGCAACGGGCGTGAAATCCAAAATCGCCGGCATCAATCATATGGCTTGGCTGCTTGAAGTATCGAAGGATGGCGTCGACCTGTATCCGGAAGTGAAGCGCCGGGCGCGCGAGAAGCAAAGCGAGAAGCATCATGACATGGTCCGTTTCGAAATGATGCTGAACTTCGGCTACTATATCACGGAATCTTCCGAGCACAATGCCGAATATCACCCGTACTTCATCAAACGCAGCTATCCGGAGCTGATCGAGCGGTTCAACATTCCGCTGGACGAATATCCGCGCCGCTGCATCGAGCAAATCGGCAATTGGCAGAAGATGAAGCAGGAGCTCGTCCACAATCCGACGCTGGAGCACAAGCGCACGCATGAATATGCATCGTTTATCTTCGAGGCGATCGAGACGAACGTTCCGTTCAAGATCGGCGGCAATGTAATGAATACGGGCGGCCTGATTTCGAACCTGCCGCGCGAAGCTTGCGTCGAGGTCAGCTGCCTCGTAGACCGGAACGGCGTAACGCCAACCTACGTCGGCGACCTGCCGCCGCAGTGCGCCGCGCTGAACCGCACGAACATCAACACGCAGCTGCTTACGATCGAAGCTGCGATTACGGGCAAGCGCGAGCATATCTACCACGCGGCTATGCTGGATCC
- a CDS encoding DUF948 domain-containing protein, which translates to MAIWFEGAAAAAFVVLVIGILGWLRAMDRRMGKLMQLAESLERRAETAAAQVSDLLDPATETVRTVQKQLESFAKWTEATQRIGESANQLSFAVNRVAGELTDTVDRYSKTSGDKVKHGITDALGWAEVGYAVWQFWKDKRKDSHETASSDYQPGHDNKYQPTGQPFMKG; encoded by the coding sequence ATGGCAATTTGGTTTGAGGGAGCCGCGGCGGCTGCATTTGTCGTGTTAGTTATCGGCATATTAGGCTGGCTGCGCGCCATGGATCGAAGAATGGGAAAGCTGATGCAGCTCGCGGAATCGCTTGAACGCAGGGCCGAAACAGCCGCAGCTCAGGTCAGTGATTTACTTGATCCGGCAACGGAGACGGTTCGAACGGTTCAGAAGCAGCTGGAAAGCTTCGCGAAATGGACAGAAGCGACTCAGCGAATCGGCGAATCGGCCAACCAATTGTCATTCGCCGTGAATCGGGTGGCTGGCGAGCTGACGGACACGGTAGACCGCTACTCCAAAACATCGGGCGATAAAGTCAAGCATGGCATCACCGATGCACTGGGATGGGCTGAAGTAGGTTACGCAGTATGGCAATTTTGGAAAGACAAGCGGAAAGACAGCCATGAAACTGCATCTTCGGACTACCAACCAGGGCACGATAACAAATACCAACCGACTGGGCAGCCGTTCATGAAGGGCTGA
- a CDS encoding alpha-galactosidase encodes MSIAYHAATGLFHLQTRTMSYMFQALEGYPAHLYWGRKISEGNAARLLKRVERCSFSPNPVPEDRTISLDTLPQEYPGFGSSDFRTPAYAVQLANGTTVTELLYASHEIRAGKPALEGLPAVYADKGSEAETLIVTLEDKLSGLKAELSYTVFEAFDAVIRSVRFINNSEDVMLLNRALSFSVDLPNDQFDMLQLSGAWARERYVHKRELVPGLQAIESRRGSSSHNNNPFFALLAKGATEDHGDVYGFSLVYSGSFAGGVEVDQYHTARAYLGINPFDFSWRLEAGEAFQTPEAVMVYSAEGLGGMSHTYHELYRTRLCRGAFRDAVRPILVNNWEATYFNFNADKIEAIAKAGSELGLELFVLDDGWFGHRDSDNSSLGDWVVDKKKLPNGLEDLAERVRSQGLEFGLWFEPEMVSPDSDLYRAHPDWCLHVPGRRRSEGRQQLILDLSRKDVQNYIVDALSSILGSAPITYVKWDMNRNMSEIGSALLPANRQRETAHRYMLGLYNVLERITSAFPQILFESCSGGGGRFDPGMLYYMPQTWTSDNSDAISRLKIQYGTSIVYPISTMGAHVSAVPNHQVGRSTPLKTRGDVAMSGNFGYELDLTVFTEAEKEEVKRQVAMVKEVRELVQYGKFYRLLSPFEGNETAWMFVSPDQREALVVHVAVLNEANAPLGRLKLKGLNSGLNYEWVGTGERVGGDELMYAGVAKERAHGDYFSTVHRFIAK; translated from the coding sequence ATGTCGATCGCGTATCACGCCGCAACCGGCCTATTTCATTTACAAACACGCACAATGAGCTATATGTTCCAAGCCCTTGAAGGTTATCCAGCCCATCTCTATTGGGGACGCAAAATCAGTGAAGGAAATGCAGCCCGCCTGCTGAAGCGCGTTGAACGCTGTTCGTTCAGCCCAAATCCGGTGCCCGAAGACCGAACAATCTCGCTTGACACGCTGCCGCAGGAATATCCGGGCTTCGGCTCCAGCGACTTCCGCACGCCTGCTTATGCCGTGCAGCTTGCCAACGGCACAACGGTGACGGAGCTGCTGTATGCTTCCCATGAGATTCGTGCAGGCAAGCCTGCGCTGGAAGGGCTCCCGGCCGTATACGCTGATAAGGGCAGCGAAGCGGAGACGCTCATTGTTACGCTTGAGGACAAGCTGTCCGGCTTGAAGGCGGAATTATCCTATACCGTATTCGAAGCCTTCGATGCAGTCATCCGGTCCGTTCGTTTTATTAACAACAGCGAAGACGTAATGCTATTGAACCGCGCGCTAAGCTTCAGCGTGGACCTCCCGAACGATCAGTTCGACATGCTGCAGCTGTCAGGCGCATGGGCGCGCGAGCGTTACGTGCACAAGCGCGAGCTTGTTCCGGGTCTGCAGGCGATCGAAAGCCGCCGCGGTTCCAGCAGTCACAATAACAACCCGTTCTTCGCGCTTCTTGCGAAAGGCGCAACCGAGGATCACGGCGACGTCTACGGCTTCAGCCTCGTCTATAGCGGCAGCTTCGCGGGCGGCGTAGAGGTTGATCAGTACCATACGGCGCGCGCCTACCTCGGGATCAACCCGTTCGATTTCTCGTGGCGCCTGGAAGCCGGCGAAGCGTTTCAGACGCCGGAAGCCGTTATGGTGTACTCGGCGGAAGGACTTGGCGGCATGTCGCATACGTATCATGAGCTGTACCGCACCCGTCTATGCCGCGGCGCGTTCCGCGATGCCGTGCGTCCGATTCTGGTCAACAACTGGGAAGCGACTTACTTCAATTTCAATGCAGACAAAATCGAAGCCATTGCCAAAGCGGGCAGTGAGCTCGGTTTGGAGCTGTTCGTGCTTGATGACGGCTGGTTCGGTCACCGCGACAGCGACAACAGCTCGCTCGGCGATTGGGTCGTCGACAAGAAGAAGCTTCCGAATGGGCTTGAGGATCTTGCGGAACGCGTTCGCAGCCAAGGGCTGGAATTTGGCCTCTGGTTCGAACCGGAAATGGTATCGCCGGACAGCGATTTGTACCGCGCGCATCCGGATTGGTGCCTGCACGTGCCGGGGCGCCGCCGTTCCGAGGGCCGCCAGCAGCTGATTCTCGATCTGTCCCGCAAAGACGTGCAGAATTATATCGTGGATGCGCTGAGCAGTATTCTTGGCAGTGCGCCGATTACCTATGTGAAGTGGGATATGAACCGGAACATGAGTGAAATCGGTTCCGCCCTGCTGCCTGCGAACCGTCAGCGGGAAACGGCTCACCGATACATGCTGGGACTCTACAATGTGCTCGAGCGGATTACGTCGGCATTCCCGCAAATTCTGTTCGAGAGCTGCTCCGGCGGCGGCGGACGCTTTGATCCGGGCATGCTCTACTACATGCCGCAAACGTGGACAAGCGACAATTCCGATGCCATCAGCAGGCTGAAGATCCAATACGGCACAAGCATTGTTTATCCGATCAGCACAATGGGCGCCCATGTATCAGCCGTGCCGAATCATCAAGTAGGGCGGAGCACCCCGCTGAAAACACGCGGTGACGTGGCGATGTCGGGCAATTTCGGCTATGAGCTGGATCTGACCGTATTCACCGAAGCGGAGAAAGAAGAAGTGAAGCGTCAAGTTGCAATGGTCAAGGAAGTTCGCGAGCTGGTGCAGTACGGCAAGTTTTACCGTCTGCTCAGCCCATTCGAGGGGAACGAGACGGCTTGGATGTTCGTCTCGCCGGATCAACGCGAGGCGCTGGTCGTGCATGTCGCCGTTCTGAACGAAGCGAATGCGCCGCTTGGACGTCTCAAGCTGAAAGGACTGAACAGCGGCTTGAACTACGAGTGGGTTGGCACGGGCGAACGGGTCGGCGGCGACGAGCTGATGTATGCCGGCGTTGCGAAGGAAAGAGCGCACGGCGATTACTTCAGCACGGTTCACCGCTTCATCGCGAAGTAG
- a CDS encoding YtxH domain-containing protein, with amino-acid sequence MAKSKASKGFLYGAIAGGVLGSVTALLLAPKSGRELRKDIADGAHMVSDHTVRIAGQVGDSTARLAKQVGESASTAASKAKETATNVVDSVRSWRSSGSDQLEDVNERMIDIVENVKDSGEELMEKRESELHTIGS; translated from the coding sequence ATGGCAAAGAGCAAAGCAAGCAAAGGATTTCTGTATGGTGCAATCGCTGGCGGTGTGCTAGGTTCCGTTACCGCGCTGCTTCTCGCTCCAAAATCAGGACGTGAGCTGCGCAAGGACATCGCTGATGGCGCGCATATGGTGTCGGATCATACGGTTCGCATCGCGGGTCAAGTGGGCGATTCCACGGCGCGTCTTGCGAAACAAGTCGGCGAAAGCGCATCGACCGCTGCATCCAAAGCAAAAGAAACAGCGACGAATGTGGTGGATTCGGTACGCAGCTGGCGCTCCAGCGGAAGCGATCAATTAGAAGACGTTAACGAGCGCATGATTGATATCGTCGAAAACGTCAAAGACAGCGGCGAGGAATTGATGGAGAAGCGTGAAAGCGAGCTTCATACGATTGGCAGCTAA
- a CDS encoding DUF86 domain-containing protein produces MYYVNREQLSVRLTVIPEVVEALQWLQANWNGSLIQSMAQERALHLAIEAVTDIGSCLIDGFIMRDASSYEDIITIIAGEKVFPEDLQEPLLELVRLRRPLVQDYFEWDRGQLHPSAAQLPAVLTAFRQAVESYLIQELGA; encoded by the coding sequence ATGTATTATGTGAATCGCGAGCAGTTATCTGTTCGTCTTACCGTTATTCCCGAGGTTGTTGAAGCGCTCCAATGGCTGCAGGCCAATTGGAACGGCAGTCTGATTCAAAGCATGGCGCAGGAGCGGGCGCTCCATCTGGCGATCGAAGCCGTAACCGATATCGGCAGCTGCTTAATCGACGGGTTTATTATGCGCGATGCCAGCAGCTATGAGGATATTATTACAATTATCGCCGGTGAGAAGGTGTTCCCTGAGGACTTGCAGGAGCCGCTTCTTGAACTGGTGCGGCTGCGCAGGCCGCTGGTTCAGGATTATTTCGAATGGGACAGGGGGCAGCTTCATCCGTCCGCTGCACAATTGCCCGCCGTTCTCACCGCATTCCGACAAGCAGTTGAATCGTATTTGATTCAAGAGCTTGGCGCTTAG
- a CDS encoding AraC family transcriptional regulator: MKQSAKGIRGMKRTSDHYKYAVMNNSQPAQGELSVMFSGEGMPVPGHGIGPAVHNYYLVHTVLSGQGSFEINGQRFACSRGDTFIIFPDDLFSYFADISEPWHYVWVAFKGHAAEHLLSSLGLSAANPIVHADDIRPLTSLYRKMRAALELNPFPELADLEAGGHLRVFLKELGQLNAGKLAFNSLAILPDIERQIKHAVRWLSYQYAQQISIEELSRNLGYHRTHLSKMFKQFTGVSPMQFLLKVRMDRAKELLNEQNRLSIDQVASSVGYADALYFSKQFRKTYGYSPSEYRAQAQGLH; this comes from the coding sequence ATGAAGCAGTCAGCCAAAGGAATCCGCGGTATGAAACGGACAAGCGACCATTATAAATACGCCGTTATGAACAATTCGCAGCCGGCCCAGGGCGAGCTGTCCGTCATGTTCAGCGGGGAAGGCATGCCAGTACCCGGTCACGGCATCGGTCCGGCCGTCCACAATTATTACCTCGTCCATACGGTTCTCTCGGGGCAAGGCAGCTTCGAGATTAATGGACAGCGCTTCGCTTGCTCACGGGGCGACACCTTCATCATCTTCCCGGATGACCTCTTCTCCTATTTTGCGGACATCTCGGAGCCATGGCATTATGTTTGGGTTGCCTTCAAGGGCCATGCCGCGGAGCATCTGCTCTCAAGCCTAGGCTTATCTGCTGCCAATCCCATCGTTCATGCCGACGATATCCGCCCCTTAACCTCGCTTTACCGTAAAATGAGAGCGGCACTTGAGCTGAATCCGTTCCCGGAGCTTGCGGACCTCGAGGCCGGCGGCCATCTGCGCGTCTTCTTGAAGGAGCTAGGACAGCTGAATGCAGGCAAGCTGGCCTTCAATTCACTGGCCATCCTCCCCGATATCGAGCGCCAAATCAAGCATGCCGTCCGCTGGCTGTCCTACCAATATGCCCAGCAGATTTCCATTGAAGAGCTGTCGCGAAACCTCGGCTATCATCGTACGCATCTGTCCAAAATGTTCAAGCAATTCACGGGCGTATCGCCGATGCAGTTTCTGCTGAAGGTCCGAATGGATCGGGCCAAGGAGCTGCTGAACGAACAGAACCGGCTTTCCATCGACCAAGTGGCCTCATCCGTCGGCTATGCTGACGCGCTGTACTTCTCCAAGCAGTTCCGCAAAACATACGGCTACTCGCCTTCCGAATACCGCGCGCAGGCTCAAGGTTTGCACTAG
- a CDS encoding MDR family MFS transporter codes for MKETAAPDSKSKGILVIGLMIAMLFAALDNTIVGTAMPKIIGQLGGLSLITWVTTAYMLTSTTIVPIAGKLPDLFGRKLIYVTGIVIFIAGSALCGVAQTMEQLIIFRGIQGIGGGVMMPMAMIIIGDIFTGKERAKWQGVFGGIFGLSSVIGPQIGGWIVDHWNWHWVFYINLPVGFLALAFIMGGLPKHRSQGAVKIDFAGIITMIVGVVSLLLALSLGGKNYAWGSWQIIGMLVLAIASLAAFVRIEARTSEAILPMYLFKKRMFTTVNGIGFFMSLGMFGAVVFVPLFMQGIVGISATASGTVMMPMMVALIAASVIGGQFVYKLGARRQMIIGMLIAAVSFYMLSTMDGGTTRTFASIYMVVLGLGIGLVMPLLTLVLQENFNKEELGVVTSSSQFFRSIGGTFGITILGAIMNHSSSHELDDKLTPIVNAMPADAADFKTKMTGLIHTDPQALYNSLLDANALKQMPKEAVDSMLPVLKSTLVDSLHGVFLYGLVFIIVGALLAALIGNVKLKQRSKNAKDEANPTALSH; via the coding sequence ATGAAAGAAACAGCCGCCCCTGATAGCAAGAGCAAGGGCATCTTAGTCATTGGACTCATGATCGCCATGCTGTTCGCCGCTCTGGATAATACGATCGTCGGTACAGCCATGCCCAAGATCATTGGTCAATTAGGCGGACTGAGTCTCATCACCTGGGTTACCACCGCCTACATGCTGACCTCGACAACCATCGTGCCGATTGCCGGCAAATTACCGGATTTATTCGGCCGCAAGCTCATTTATGTGACCGGTATCGTTATTTTCATTGCAGGCTCTGCCTTGTGCGGAGTTGCCCAGACGATGGAGCAGCTCATTATTTTCCGAGGTATTCAAGGCATTGGAGGCGGCGTCATGATGCCGATGGCCATGATTATTATCGGGGATATTTTCACCGGTAAAGAACGTGCCAAGTGGCAGGGCGTTTTTGGCGGCATCTTCGGCCTTTCCTCCGTCATCGGACCGCAAATCGGCGGCTGGATCGTTGACCACTGGAACTGGCACTGGGTTTTCTATATTAATTTGCCGGTCGGCTTCCTCGCACTGGCGTTCATTATGGGCGGGTTGCCGAAGCACCGTTCCCAAGGTGCGGTGAAAATCGACTTCGCCGGTATCATCACGATGATCGTCGGCGTCGTCAGTCTGCTGCTCGCCCTCTCCCTCGGCGGCAAAAATTATGCATGGGGCTCTTGGCAAATCATCGGCATGCTCGTACTCGCCATCGCTTCCTTAGCGGCCTTCGTTCGGATCGAAGCGAGAACAAGCGAAGCCATTCTGCCCATGTATCTATTTAAAAAACGGATGTTCACGACGGTTAACGGCATCGGCTTCTTCATGAGCCTTGGCATGTTCGGCGCGGTCGTCTTCGTGCCGCTGTTCATGCAAGGCATCGTTGGCATAAGCGCAACGGCATCCGGTACGGTCATGATGCCGATGATGGTCGCTTTGATTGCTGCCAGCGTCATCGGCGGACAGTTTGTTTATAAGCTGGGCGCAAGGCGCCAGATGATCATCGGCATGCTTATTGCAGCCGTCAGCTTCTACATGCTCTCAACGATGGATGGCGGTACGACGCGTACGTTCGCTTCCATTTATATGGTTGTTCTCGGACTCGGCATCGGCCTCGTTATGCCGCTTCTCACGCTCGTGCTGCAGGAAAACTTCAACAAAGAAGAGCTTGGCGTCGTCACGTCGTCCAGCCAATTCTTCCGCTCCATCGGCGGCACGTTCGGCATTACCATTCTCGGCGCGATTATGAATCACTCGTCAAGCCATGAGCTGGACGACAAGTTAACGCCGATCGTGAATGCCATGCCTGCTGACGCAGCAGATTTCAAAACGAAAATGACCGGGCTCATCCATACCGATCCGCAGGCGCTGTACAATTCGCTTCTAGACGCGAACGCCTTAAAGCAAATGCCGAAAGAAGCGGTCGACTCGATGCTGCCTGTGCTGAAATCCACCTTGGTCGACTCGCTGCACGGCGTATTCCTTTACGGTTTGGTCTTCATTATTGTAGGCGCTTTGCTTGCTGCGCTAATTGGCAACGTCAAGCTGAAGCAGCGCTCCAAGAACGCGAAGGACGAAGCGAATCCGACCGCTCTTTCGCACTAA
- a CDS encoding MarR family winged helix-turn-helix transcriptional regulator — protein MTDTPNKTYSERFQTAISVTNRKIGMLVSQSLEDGLTGPQCYLMKLIREEERPTASMLAERMEVKPSAITVMLDRLVQHGFVSRIPDEHDRRVMLLKLTDKGDVAFGKVRQTYTSILDHLLQTLEQSEAEAFILTFERITNAVTQMDDIPNSNKN, from the coding sequence TTGACCGATACACCCAATAAAACCTATTCCGAACGGTTTCAAACGGCGATTTCCGTCACGAACCGCAAGATCGGCATGCTCGTCAGCCAAAGCTTAGAAGACGGTTTGACGGGACCGCAATGTTATCTGATGAAGCTTATACGCGAAGAAGAACGCCCGACCGCCTCTATGCTGGCCGAACGAATGGAAGTCAAGCCGAGCGCGATTACCGTCATGCTGGATCGGCTGGTTCAGCACGGCTTCGTCAGCCGGATTCCCGACGAGCACGATCGCCGCGTCATGCTGCTGAAACTGACGGACAAAGGCGATGTCGCTTTCGGCAAGGTCCGGCAGACCTACACGTCTATTCTGGATCATCTTCTTCAAACGCTGGAGCAGAGCGAAGCAGAGGCGTTTATTCTTACGTTTGAGCGCATTACGAATGCCGTCACCCAAATGGACGACATCCCTAATTCCAACAAGAACTGA
- a CDS encoding metalloregulator ArsR/SmtB family transcription factor produces MEQDGKPFMQREQAARQEGSTRQTVLTLLKTNGQMNAGELAKQLQITEMAVRRHLNTLERDGLIAPTIVRQAMGRPTHMFSLTEQAELLFPKNYHVLALDLLEELEDPGTIDRLFEGRKRKLIERYAHRMEGKSLQEKVSELAAIQNDGGYMVQVESSGNDLVLHEYNCPIAQVANRYQQACQCELSLFQQLLEAKVERTECLAKGGGKCSYRIAGL; encoded by the coding sequence ATGGAACAGGATGGAAAGCCGTTTATGCAAAGAGAACAAGCGGCAAGGCAGGAAGGCTCTACCCGTCAGACGGTATTGACGCTGCTGAAGACGAACGGTCAGATGAATGCGGGCGAGCTGGCAAAACAGCTGCAGATTACGGAAATGGCAGTGCGCCGCCATCTTAACACGCTGGAACGCGACGGCCTGATCGCACCGACAATCGTACGTCAAGCGATGGGGAGACCGACGCATATGTTTAGTTTGACGGAGCAGGCCGAGCTGTTGTTTCCTAAGAATTATCATGTTCTTGCGCTGGATTTGCTGGAAGAGCTTGAGGATCCGGGGACGATTGACCGGTTGTTTGAAGGCCGCAAGCGCAAGTTGATTGAACGGTACGCGCATCGCATGGAAGGGAAATCACTGCAGGAGAAAGTATCGGAGCTTGCAGCGATCCAAAATGACGGCGGCTATATGGTTCAGGTGGAGAGCAGCGGAAACGATCTCGTTCTACATGAATACAATTGTCCGATCGCGCAGGTGGCGAACCGATATCAGCAGGCTTGTCAGTGCGAGCTGTCGCTGTTTCAGCAGCTGCTTGAAGCGAAAGTGGAACGAACGGAATGCCTGGCGAAGGGCGGGGGCAAATGCAGCTACCGCATTGCCGGCCTTTGA